In the genome of Bremerella sp. P1, the window TGCTGCATTACAAGTCGCAGCTCATTTCCCACGGCAGGGAAATCCAGAAGGAACTACTACGATGACGTCCTCCTTGCATCGCTCTTCTCGTACCGGTTCGAGTAACAATCCTGTACTCATTATTTTGGGCATCATTGGCGCAATAACCGTGATCGCCTGTCTCGGCTGCGGCGGCTGCTTCCTCGGTGTTCTCGGTCTGGGCGCATTCTCGGACGGTTCCGGAGTGGTCTTCATGCGGGAGATGGAAGTCGAGGTTGAACGACAGCTAAAAGACCATCCCGATGTCAAACGTGAGATCGGCGAGATCGAGTCGGTCAGCGCAAATATCATGGATTCAGTAGATGCCGACGATGAATTTGGCTCGGAAGACTTCTGGTCTTTCGACGTCGAAGGAACTAAAGGAAGCGGCACCATCATTGTCGAGGCGCAAGGTCTGACCAATGACTCAGACTTCTCGCAGCGGCTTCTTCGCACGTCCAATGGCGAGTTCGACCTTGGGCCAACGCCAGACTCGTACGTCCCCATGAGTGAATCACCAGAGTTCGAAGACATGGAATCCTCATCATCGTTAGATACGGAAGAACCAGCCCCTGAAGGGGCCGCCGACGAGGGCAGCTCCTCGTAACAAGTCCGGAGGTCACGTCGTCTTCAGCTTTTCGGCGACGAATTACATCGCCGCGACCATGAATTACAACCTATCCTTGAAACGATTTCTGGACTGATTTCGTCCTCGCTTCAAGGATTCGCCGCGCATGGCAACGTTTCTCGATTGGCAGATTGCCTCATGCCCTAAATGTCATCATGGGCTGGAGTTGCGCGGTGACACCGTCGTCTGCATGAACTCCGAGTGTTACTCGGAATTCCCGACCACCGAAGGCGTTCCAATCCTGGTCCGCGAAGACAACAGCATCTTCGACACCCAGTCCTTCCTGAAAAAGGAAGATACGTTCTTCCGTTCGATCCCCAAATGGCGTGAGTGGATTAGTCACCGTATCCCCGACGTCTCGCTGAACATCAATGCGGATCGAAATGCACAAAAGCTTCTTGAGCTGCTCAAAAGCCGCTCAGGTCGTACCCGTGTTTTGGTGGTGGGCGGTGGAGTTGTCGGAGCTGGCCTGGGCGACGCGCTGAATGATCTCGATATCGAGTGGGTCGAAACGGATGTCTCCTGGGGACCACAAACCAAAGTCATTTGCGATGCCCACGACTTGCCGTTTCGCGATGGTGTCTTCGATGCGGTCATCGTGCAGGCCGTCTTGGAGCATGTTGTCGATCCGACGCGTTGCGTCGACGAGATCCATCGCGTGTTGAAAGATGATGGCGTCGTTTATGCCGATACGCCATTCATCCAGCAGGTACACGGCCGGCAGTACGACTTCACTCGCTTTACCCGACTGGGACACCGCCGGCTATTCCGTCACTTCGAGGAAATCGATAGCGGTATCAGTTGCGGGCCCGGTGTGGCGCTGGCCTGGTCGCTACGATACTTCCTGCTTAGCTTCTTCTCTTCGCAACGAATGCGGGGAGCGGTTAGCTTTGCCTCGCGAATTTCTTTCTTCTGGCTGAAATACTTCGACTACTATCTCGCCAAAAAGAAACAAGCGATGGACGCAGCCTCGGCGTTCTTTTTCCTGGGACGCAAGAGCCCCAGCATTTTGTCCGATCGAGAACTGCTGTCTGACTACCAAGGCGGCTTCTAACCAGGCCCAACGGTGTGAAACACGTCGACGACCCACCATTCGATGTAGTACATCAGGGGATGGTCGTGCCCGAGGATGATAATCGGGTAGTAAAGCCACATGACCAGGTAGAATCCATCCCAGCCAGTCGACTCCCTTAGCCAGAACGCCAAGCCGATCACTGGCCCGCTGCTCAGCACGTATAGCAGCGGCAAAGCCAAGACGAGAACCGTCCACTTTTGCCAGGAACCAGTGTGCTGGTGGGCTTCATTCATTGGCAGTCTGCGATTTGTCGTCGAACTTACTTATTGGTTCATTTGACTTAGCATTCGTGAAAGCAGTTCCATCGGAAGTCCCACCACATTGGTAAGACTTCCCTTGTCGATTTCGACCCAGCCGGTGCGGTCCTGAATGCCAAACGCACCCGCTTTTCCTTCCCAGAGGCCTGAGTCGAGATATTCTTCGATTTCCTCATCGGAAAGATGAGCCATCTTTACGGTCGTTCGATCGACGTCGACTAATATTTCATCCAGCGGCCGACGCCATAGACAAATGGCTGACCAGACGAAGTGATCCTGCCCACGCAGAGCTTGTAGAATCTCACGAGCATGGTCACGATCGGCAGGTTTTCCCAGCGGCTGACCGTTCAGTTCAGCGAGCGTGTCCCCGGCGAGAATAATTCCTTTTTCAACTCGACTTGCGACGTCTTCGGCTTTTTCTCGCGCGATCCGCAGAACCGATTCCCGCGGCGTTTCGTCTAGACGAGGAGGGGTTTCCGCCGCAGGGCTAGGTGTGATTACCGTAACATCGTAGCCCGCCTCCCTTAACAGGAGTTGCCGTCGAGGAGACTGGCTGGCCAAAATGAGAGATTCAGCGAATTTCGCCATCATTGATTTACCGGAAAGTGCTACGTTGGCTCCCTTGGAAGTTCTGTACGAAGATAACCACCTGATCGCCATCATGAAACCGCCAGGCCTTCCGACGATGGGAGTTCGTGAAGGCGAGCAAAGCGCGGTCACCCAGGTAAAAGCGTATCTCAAACAGAAGTACGACAAACCAGGTAACGTCTACCTGGGCGTGGTGAGCCGTCTCGACAGTATGGTGACGGGTGTTCTGCTTTTTGCCAGGACTTCCAAAGCAGCTAAACGGTTAAACGAACAGTTTCGTGAACGAACTACCGAAAAAACCTACCAAGCGATTGCTTCAGGAAGTGGAATCGTTGAAGCGGGGAAACTGACCGATTGGATCCGTAAAGACGAAAAAAACCACCGCATGATCGCTTCCCGGCACCAGACTGCGGGAGGTCAGAAAGCAGAGCTGCTGGTCGAGTCGGTCGAAGAAGTCAAATCTGGCTACCACCTCACCCTCAAGTTATTAACCGGCCGCAAGCATCAAATTCGCGTTCAACTGGCGAGCCGCCGCGTGCCGATTTTGGGGGATCGAAAGTACGGAAGTTCGGCCCCATTCCCGGCAGGCATCGCCCTGCATGCTGCCCAATTGGTTATTGGGCACCCCGTGACCAAGGATAAGCTGACCATAACCGCACCAATTCCAGCAATTTGGCACAACTTCCTTTAAATTAAAACCTTACGGCAATCGCAAAGGTAAATTGACATGAACAATGTTCTGTTTTTTGGGTAATAATCGAGCGTAAAGCCTCCCCAAAAACGGGCGGCCAAAGTTAAACTAATAGAGCCTCAAGCCTCTTCAATTGATCCATACGGTGCCCAGCTCTCAGACTAAGAAATTTCGAGATTCCGCGCTTGCCAGCGGCCTCGTGACTGCCAAACAGCTCGAGGACGCCATGAAGACGCTGCGCGAAGGCTCGCTGAAGCACGAGTTCTCGGATGAGGAGCTTTCCGAGTACCTGATCAACTGCAAAATGCTCACGCAGTATCAGGCCGATCAGCTGTCCAAAGGGCTTACCAAGCTAACCCTCGGTCCCTATGTCATCACCGACTGGATCGGGCAGGGTGGCATGGGTCAGGTCTTTAAGGCCGAGCATAACTTCATGGGACGTGAAGTCGCCATCAAAGTTTTGCCTCAGCAGCGTTCGACTCCCGAATCGATCGGCCGATTTCTTCGCGAAATCCGGATGCAGGCTCAATTGGATCATGCCAACCTGGTTCGCGCTTACGATGCCGGACAGGATGGAAACGTGCACTTTCTGGTGACAGAGTATGTTCCAGGTACCGACCTTCGCCGGTTGGTTCGCGCGAAGGGACATCTCAATCAGCATCAAGGGGCGAGCATCATCTCGCAGGCCGCGCGCGGTTTGGCCTACGCGCACGAAAAGAAGCTGATTCATCGTGACGTCAAACCAGGTAACATCCTGGTCACACGCGACGGCACGTCGAAGGTTTCCGACCTCGGTTTGGCCGACTTTATGAATGACAATTCGGAAGAATCCAAACTCGGAAAAATTGTCGGCACCATCGATTACCTCGCTCCCGAACAAATTCGCGATCCGCACGACGTCTCGGCCAAGTGGGATATCTACTCGCTGGGATGTACTTTCTACTACGCGCTGACGGGGAAAGTTCCCTTCCCGGGCGGCAATGTGAAAGACAAGGCGCGACGGCACTGCGAAGAACCACCGCTGCATCCGCATCGTTTCAATCCAAGCATCGATCGCGAGTTGGTCGAGATCATCGCCGAAATGATGGAAAAGGATCCGCTTCGCCGGATCGCATCGGCCAGCGAAGTGGTTGCCCGACTCGAACCATGGGCATCGGATCATCGTGCCTCCGATTTCACCGGCCAACCAATTAAGTCTGCCTGGCAGCCACCCCCGCCGGTTTACACCGGGGCGGAATCGGCGCGATTGAACGATACGGAAGCCGGCTCGAATATTTACGAGCTCTCCGAGAGTGGATCAGGCTCGAGCGCCGAACAAGGAAGCCAGTATTCGCAGTCGACCGTTCAAGCTCTGATGGGCGATCAGGACACGAAAACGATTCGCGACTCTCGCAAATCGGCTGTGATTCCCCCACCCATTCCGGTTGTCACGCGGTACACACGCCGTGAGAAGCAGTTGATCATGGCACTGGTCTTCGGTCTACCAGCCTCAGCGGTATTCGGGGCGATTGTGGCTTATGTCGCCACGGTAATCAGCCAATAGAAGTGCCCGCGATCATTGGGCGTTCTTGGCTTCTTCCAGTTTCTTGGCCAGTTGGCCTTCCATGAGCAAGCTCTTGTCTTGCGTTACCAGCCGTTGACCTTTCTCGAACAAGTCGTCGATTCGACGTTTGATCGTCGGGTCGAGCTGATTGTCCTTTAAGAATTGCCCTTTTGCCGATCGAAGTTCGAACGCCAACTCATTAACGGTCCGTCCTGATCGCAGCTCGGCTAACCATTTCTCGGCGTCCTCGAGTTCCCCGAGTTCAATCTTCCGCTGGATACGCTGCGCGAGAATCTGACGGCGAGCCATCGTATCGACTAGCTGATCCCGCCAACCCTCAACGAAGCCTTCGGCTAACAAGCGAGGACTATCGTCGGGTATTCGTGCGGTAATCTCTTGCTCGTGGCCAGGAACAACCGGCAGCCGAGCCAGCAGGTTGCCACCACTTCGCACATAGAGTGAGCGGACCGCAGATAGCGGGTCTTTCGTGATCTGTACATTTCCTCGGGCATCCGACGCGCCGATCAGCGTGGGGCCCTCCGGATCTTTGGAATAGATTTCGTACCCGGATAGTGGTGTCGCATCGGTCGACTTATCGACAAGCTTTAGCTCGGTCGCTTCATAAGCAGGACGAACGGCCAGTGCCAGACGCTGGGTACGCACGTTCCTTCGGCCTGGAAGCGGCTGATTGTAACCCGAGATCATGGTTCCCTTGAGCTGCAAACCATCATTCGCGTCGCAGCGAACGTAGGTCCATGGCATAACCACGATACCATTGTTCGGCACGAGATTGCCTTGGCGGTCGTTGCGTCGCAAGATTGGTTGCATCGCTTCGCCCACGACCACATTGCCAGGCAGCGGGCCAGGGTAGGGCACATCCGAAGGTCCAAGTGCCGGCGGCTTCTTCCAGTCGATGTCTTCTTCCGGAGCCGAGAAAGCAACGGCTTCATTCAGACGAAGCTGTCGCGTCTGGTTCTCTTCTTCGACCAGTGTGGTTGCCTTTAAAGCTAGGGCCACATCGGGCTTGTCGACGTCGGTAATCTTTGCCAACGCTGCGAACTTATCGTAAGTGATCCGCAGGATAGCGGTTGGCAGCAGCGATCGTTGACGTACCGACGTTCGATGAACGCTTCCCCAAGCTCGCGTGAGGGTGTCGAATTCTCGAAAAGTGACCGTCCAGTCGCCATCACGGTCAAGGGAAATCAATTGAATGCGGTCGTAGTCGTCAGGCCGCAGTTCAAAACCTTCCAGGCGAGTGACCAGCGAAGAAGAATCAA includes:
- a CDS encoding serine/threonine protein kinase, whose product is MKTLREGSLKHEFSDEELSEYLINCKMLTQYQADQLSKGLTKLTLGPYVITDWIGQGGMGQVFKAEHNFMGREVAIKVLPQQRSTPESIGRFLREIRMQAQLDHANLVRAYDAGQDGNVHFLVTEYVPGTDLRRLVRAKGHLNQHQGASIISQAARGLAYAHEKKLIHRDVKPGNILVTRDGTSKVSDLGLADFMNDNSEESKLGKIVGTIDYLAPEQIRDPHDVSAKWDIYSLGCTFYYALTGKVPFPGGNVKDKARRHCEEPPLHPHRFNPSIDRELVEIIAEMMEKDPLRRIASASEVVARLEPWASDHRASDFTGQPIKSAWQPPPPVYTGAESARLNDTEAGSNIYELSESGSGSSAEQGSQYSQSTVQALMGDQDTKTIRDSRKSAVIPPPIPVVTRYTRREKQLIMALVFGLPASAVFGAIVAYVATVISQ
- a CDS encoding Maf family protein, producing the protein MMAKFAESLILASQSPRRQLLLREAGYDVTVITPSPAAETPPRLDETPRESVLRIAREKAEDVASRVEKGIILAGDTLAELNGQPLGKPADRDHAREILQALRGQDHFVWSAICLWRRPLDEILVDVDRTTVKMAHLSDEEIEEYLDSGLWEGKAGAFGIQDRTGWVEIDKGSLTNVVGLPMELLSRMLSQMNQ
- a CDS encoding class I SAM-dependent methyltransferase yields the protein MATFLDWQIASCPKCHHGLELRGDTVVCMNSECYSEFPTTEGVPILVREDNSIFDTQSFLKKEDTFFRSIPKWREWISHRIPDVSLNINADRNAQKLLELLKSRSGRTRVLVVGGGVVGAGLGDALNDLDIEWVETDVSWGPQTKVICDAHDLPFRDGVFDAVIVQAVLEHVVDPTRCVDEIHRVLKDDGVVYADTPFIQQVHGRQYDFTRFTRLGHRRLFRHFEEIDSGISCGPGVALAWSLRYFLLSFFSSQRMRGAVSFASRISFFWLKYFDYYLAKKKQAMDAASAFFFLGRKSPSILSDRELLSDYQGGF
- a CDS encoding RluA family pseudouridine synthase, whose protein sequence is MRDSANFAIIDLPESATLAPLEVLYEDNHLIAIMKPPGLPTMGVREGEQSAVTQVKAYLKQKYDKPGNVYLGVVSRLDSMVTGVLLFARTSKAAKRLNEQFRERTTEKTYQAIASGSGIVEAGKLTDWIRKDEKNHRMIASRHQTAGGQKAELLVESVEEVKSGYHLTLKLLTGRKHQIRVQLASRRVPILGDRKYGSSAPFPAGIALHAAQLVIGHPVTKDKLTITAPIPAIWHNFL